In Triticum urartu cultivar G1812 chromosome 6, Tu2.1, whole genome shotgun sequence, the following proteins share a genomic window:
- the LOC125513332 gene encoding serine/threonine-protein kinase Nek6-like — translation MHGFLSATIITSAVPVPCPLHKTSKQEQEVRNPMEQYEVVEQIGRGAYGTAYLVHHKAEKKRYVMKKIRLTKQNDKFQRTAYQEMSLMASLSNPYIVEYKDGWVDEGTSVCIVTSYCEGGDMAQRIKKARGVLFSEERVCRWFTQLLLALDYLHCNRVLHRDLKCSNILLTKDNNIRVADFGLAKLLMEDLASSVVGTPNYMCPEILADIPYGYKSDIWSLGCCMFEILAHRSAFKATDMATLVNKINRSSISPMPPIYSSSLKQIVKSMLRKNPEHRPTAGELLRHPYFQPYLAESINCSPIYLPVKPNKSNLGDKQSRKPSGGRKRVGKANGSSEALQAAAEQTAETRDSSTNYSDLSTVGTQDPCILQMSVDPEARNKEELTAHVLSPQHVEENLAATTDGQIDETIRLKTIRTRSPVEAAPVNSASQKLNEVPVPNEEMTIGAVQEHRKDVKTESCQGVKQGMGDVDVVTEESSPVSTLKLGNAGSAPAEFDHLNIVQQRADALESLLEICAKLLEQERLDELAGVLRPFGEGAVSSRETAIWLTKSLMTPPKFGGSP, via the exons ATGCACGGTTTCCTCTCCGCGACCATCATCACCAGCGCCGTCCCCGTGCCCTGTCCTCTCCACAAGACgagcaagcaagagcaagaggtAAGGAAtcccatggagcagtacgaggtGGTGGAGCAGATCGGCCGGGGCGCCTACGGCACCGCCTACCTCGTCCACCACAAGGCCGAGAAGAAGAG GTACGTGATGAAGAAGATCCGGCTGACAAAGCAGAACGACAAGTTCCAGCGGACCGCCTACCAGGAG ATGTCCCTCATGGCCAGCCTCAGCAACCCCTACATCGTCGAGTACAAGGACGGATGGGTCGACGAG GGGACCTCCGTCTGCATCGTCACAAGTTACTGCGAAGGAGGTGACAT GGCGCAGAGGATCAAGAAGGCAAGAGGCGTCCTCTTCTCGGAAGAG AGGGTGTGCCGGTGGTTCACACAGTTGCTCTTGGCCCTTGACTACCTGCACTGCAACCGCGTGCTCCACCGTGACCTCAAG TGTTCCAATATCTTGTTAACCAAGGATAACAACATACGAGTTG CTGATTTCGGGTTAGCAAAATTACTCATGGAGGATCTTGCGTCGTCG GTAGTAGGAACCCCAAACTACATGTGCCCAGAAATACTCGCGGACATACCTTATGGTTACAAATCTGATATATGGTCGCTTG GTTGCTGTATGTTCGAGATTTTAGCACACCGCTCTGCATTCAAAGCTACA GACATGGCAACATTAGTCAACAAAATAAACAGATCGTCAATATCCCCAATGCCCCCAATATACTCATCGTCACT GAAGCAGATAGTTAAGAGTATGCTGAGGAAAAATCCAGAACATAGACCAACT GCTGGGGAGCTATTGAGACACCCATATTTCCAGCCGTATCTGGCTGAATCAATCAACTGCTCTCCAATCTACCTTCCAGTAAAACCCAACAAGAGTAACCTGGGAGACAAGCAGTCAAGAAAACCAAGTGGCGGCAGAAAGAGAGTCGGCAAAGCCAACGGATCCAGCGAAGCATTACAAGCAGCAGCAGAGCAAACAGCGGAAACAAGAGACAGCTCGACAAACTATTCAGATCTATCAACTGTTGGTACCCAGGATCCCTGCATTTTGCAAATGTCAGTGGATCCTGAAGCCAGAAACAAGGAAGAGCTAACAGCTCATGTTTTATCACCTCAACATGTAGAGGAGAATTTGGCAGCAACAACTGATGGACAGATTGATGAGACAATACGTCTTAAAACTATCAGAACCCGCAGTCCAGTAGAGGCTGCGCCGGTTAACAGTGCAAGTCAAAAGCTTAATGAGGTACCAGTACCAAATGAGGAAATGACGATTGGAGCGGTGCAAGAGCACAGGAAGGATGTGAAGACAGAGTCTTGTCAAGGAGTAAAACAAGGCATGGGTGATGTAGATGTTGTGACGGAGGAATCATCACCAGTGAGCACGCTGAAATTGGGAAATGCAGGCAGCGCACCTGCCGAGTTTGATCATCTGAACATAGTGCAGCAGAGAGCTGATGCTCTGGAGTCACTTCTTGAGATCTGTGCAAAGCTCCTGGAGCAGGAGAGGCTTGATGAGCTCGCAGGTGTTCTTCGACCATTTGGCGAAGGAGCCGTGTCATCTAGAGAGACCGCGATATGGCTGACAAAAAGTCTCATGACTCCACCAAAGTTTGGAGGGTCCCCATGA